A part of Crassostrea angulata isolate pt1a10 chromosome 5, ASM2561291v2, whole genome shotgun sequence genomic DNA contains:
- the LOC128185412 gene encoding uncharacterized protein LOC128185412 encodes MLDWFDKPHLTNMTAILKIIFVLLSINGSVAGLYELFTPESRLSGFIMEKISPIGMVMCVRECSKRRFCASLNFNRKRLECELSHSDVLTDPSNMASDPEFIYIGRNEIPQEYFDSKTASCPARGSSVSTATGPKCVKSDCPIDHPDTNSTGVKVTSTKVGTVLSYTCNSDTSVVLTSKCRGNGTWTSSASLCLDIPDCFKTPASCWFQYNFTYDNTWDGCTGGTRYVRRTQYPSAPYVGVVLCSPTRYKIVLGSAFTDKFLSIGDGNGSGADHCELVGGYQTEAIVANDYTTAPTVTGYKRSNWGEPFTVGTIGSSTPYKYNSWYECGVTPPEPPCFNTPTSCWYEYSFHHDTAWNGCTGGRKYVMKTKYTSAPIVGVELCNSTR; translated from the exons ATGCTAGATTGGTTTGATAAACCCCATTTGACAAATATGactgcaattttaaaaatcatatttgttcTCCTCTCAATAAACGGCTCTGTAGCAGGACTTTATGAGCTTTTTACACCGGAGTCACGATTATCTGGATTTATCATGGAAAAGATTTCTCCGATTGGAATGGTCATGTGTGTTAGAGAATGTTCGAAAAGACGTTTTTGTGCTTCGCTAAATTTCAACCGAAAACGATTAGAATGTGAGTTGTCACATAGTGACGTCTTAACAGACCCATCTAACATGGCGTCGGATCCTGAATTTATCTACATTGGAAGGAATGAAATTCCACAG GAGTATTTTGACTCAAAAACTGCGTCCTGTCCAGCTAGAGGCAGTTCTGTCAGCACAGCAACTGGACCTAAATGCGTCAAATCAG ATTGTCCTATTGATCACCCTGACACCAATTCCACTGGGGTCAAGGTCACATCCACCAAGGTCGGAACTGTCCTAAGTTACACGTGCAACTCGGATACTTCAGTTGTCTTGACCTCTAAATGCAGAGGGAATGGAACTTGGACATCTTCTGCTTCTTTATGCCTAGATATACCTG ATTGCTTCAAAACACCGGCTTCATGTTGGTTCCAGTATAACTTCACTTACGACAACACGTGGGACGGATGTACTGGGGGAACCCGTTATGTCCGGAGAACTCAGTATCCTTCCGCCCCGTATGTGGGCGTGGTTCTATGTAGTCCTACCAG GTACAAGATAGTTTTGGGATCCGCTTTTACGGATAAATTTCTCAGCATTGGTGATGGTAATGGTTCAGGGGCGGATCACTGTGAACTTGTAGGCGGATACCAAACTGAGGCTATAGTGGCAAATGATTATACAACAGCTCCAACGGTTACGG gatATAAGCGTTCTAACTGGGGTGAACCTTTCACGGTTGGAACGATAGGCAGCTCGACCCCTTACAAGTACAATTCATGGTACGAATGCGGAGTGACTCCACCAGAACCTC CCTGTTTTAACACCCCGACATCATGTTGGTATGAGTATAGTTTTCATCATGATACTGCGTGGAACGGATGTACAGGCGGCCGGAAGTACGTCATGAAGACCAAATATACTTCCGCTCCTATTGTTGGAGTAGAACTTTGCAATTCAACAAGGTAA